One Gordonia pseudamarae genomic window, GCCCACGGTGCTCCAGCCCGACAACCTCGGCGTCGACGAGTCGACCGGCACGATCTACGTTCTCTCGGCCCGCAGCGGCGGTGTGCAGATCATCGACCCCACCCTCGCGCTTCCCACGGCAGCACCCACCACCCCGCGCACGGTATCACCCGGAACCACCACGACGGAGGCACCGCGGTGAGTGCCTCGGCGCGGTACGGGTCCCGCTATCCGCGCGGCTGGGAACGGTCGTCGGAGACGGTCGAGACGGTGCTGCTGACACTGCCCCCGGACGTCACCCGGATCACCGCATCGATGCGGCTGTCGATCGAGGCCGAGTTCGGCGGCTGGGAACTGTCGCGGGTGCGCCTGTACTCCGACGGCACCCGGAAGGTGCTGTTGCGCCGCAAGAAGACCAGACCCGGTGACCGGACAGTCGGAACCGACAACCGGGACACCCACGACCGGGACACCCACGACTCTGGGGAGGCGCAAGCATGCTGAGCCGAATCAACGCACTGATCTACCCGCTGCTGCTCAAGGTGATGTTCCTGGTCGATCCCGAACGCATCCACCACATCATCAGCCGGGTGCTGTCGCTGGCCGGGTCCACCCAGCTGATCAGCTACCCGCTGTCCAAGGTGTTCGGGCACCACGACCCTGTGCTGCACCAGCGGGTGTTCGGTGTCGATTTCCCGGCGCCACTCGGCCTGGCCGCGGGATTCGACAAGTCGGCATCGGCGATCAATGTGTGGGGGCAGATCGGTTTCGGCCACGCCGAGGTCGGCACCATCACCGGTCAGGCCCAGCCGGGTAACCCGCGGCCGCGCCTGTTCCGGCTGCCCGACGACCGGGCACTGATCAACCGGATGGGCTTCAACAACCCCGGATCCGGCACGGCAACAACCCATCTCACCAAAACCAGGCGAGGGCCGGTAAGTGTGCCGATCGGCGCCAATATCGGCAAGACCAAAGTGGTGCCCGTCGATGACGCCGTCGACGACTACCGTCTGTCGGCGCGCTCCCTCGGACCGCTCGCCGATTTCGTCGTCGTCAACGTCAGTTCACCCAACACGCCCGGTCTGCGCGATCTGCAGGCCGTCGACTCGCTGCGGCCGATCCTGGCCGGTGTCCTCGATGAGGTGAACGTTCCGGTGCTGGTCAAGATCGCCCCCGACCTCGCCGACGACGACGTCGATGCCGTCGCCGACCTGGCCGTCGACCTCGGTCTGGCCGGGATCGTCGCCACCAACACCACCATCTCGCGGGCCGGGCTGAGCACCCCGGCCGCGCAGATCGAGGCCCTGGGTGCGGGTGGGCTGTCCGGTCCCCCGGTCGCCGACCGGTCATTGCAGGTGCTGCGCCGCCTGTACGCGCGCGTCGGCGGCAAACTCGCACTCGTCAGTGTCGGCGGAATCAGCACCCCCGACCAGGCCTGGGAACGAATCCTCGCCGGTGCCGACCTCCTGCAGATCTACACCGGCTTCATCTACGGTGGGCCGGTCCTGGTCAAGGAGATCAACGACGGCCTCGCCGCACGCGTCAAGGCGGCCGGTTTCACGAGTCTGTCCGACGCCGTCGGCGCCGGACATTCCGGCAACAACTGAGCCCCGGGGCTACCAGGCCCGGGAGCAGCTGAGCCGGTCAACAATTCAGGCCGACCACTTCAGGCCCGCCGTACACCGGCGTACACCGGCGGGCCTGAAGTGCAGCTCAGACGTCTTCGGCGGCCTGCTCATAGGTGCCGACGACGACCGCGCGGGCGATCGCGTGCGAGAACAGGTTGAACCCCAGATATGCCGGGGTGGCTCCCTCGGGCAGGCCGAGCGAGGGCACGTCGACGGCGTGCACGGCCACGAAGTAGCGGTGCGGTCCGTGCCCGGGCGGCGGTGCCGCACCCACGAAGCGGGCCAGCGAGGCATCGCTGTTGAGCGTGACGGCCCCCGCGGGCAGCCCGCTGCCGGTCTCATCACCCGCACCTTCGGCCAGCTCGGTCACCGATACCGGGATGTCGGCGACGGCCCAATGCCAGAAACCGGATGCGGTGGGTGCGTCGGGGTCGTAGACGGTGACGGCGAAGCTCTGCGTCTCGGCGGGAAAGCCCGACCACGACAGCTGCGGTGACAGATCCCGGCCACCGGCTCCCATCAGCCCACTGACCTGGGCATTGGCCAATGGTTGACCGTCGGTGATGCTCGACGAGGTGAGGGTGAAACCGGGCAACTGCGGCAGAGCCGCGTACGGGTCGAACGACGACATCGAAAACCTCTCCTTGGGGATGACTCGGGATACTCGGAAATCGGGTGATTCGGAAAGCTGGCGCGACGGGCCACGGATGACTCCGGCACCGTCAACACTAGTGGCCCGGTCAGCTGTGCAGCAGGAAGTGTTCCAACACCCGCGTTCCGAACAGCAACGACTCGACCGGCACCCGCTCGTCGACACCGTGGAACAGTGCCGCGAAGTCCAGATCCGGCGGCAGTTGCAGCGGCGCGAAGCCAAAGCAGCGGATCCCGAGCTTGGCGAACGCCTTCGCGTCGGTACCGCCCGACAGCATGTACGGAACCGTCTTGCCCAGCGGGTCGTGGGCCAGGATCGCCTCGTTCATGGCGTCGACGAGGTGCCCGTCGAACGTCGTCTCGTACGAGTCGAGGTGGGTGATCCATTCGCGCGTGACGTCGGGCCCGATGAGTTCGTCGATCTCCGCCTCGAACGCGGCCTGGCGGCCGGGCAGCACCCGGCAGTCGATGACGGCCTCGGCCTTCTGCGGGATCACGTTGGCCTTGTAACCGGCCTTGAGCATCGTCGGGTTGGCGGTGTCGCGCAGGGTGGCGCCGATGATGCGGGCCAGATTGCCCAGCTTGAACAGCGCGGTCTCCAGGTCGGGGGTGTCCGGGCTCAGATCCAGTCCGGTCTCGGCCGACACCTCCGCCAGGAACTGCGACACCGACTCGGTCATCACCAGCGGGAATGTGTGCCGGCCGATCCGGGCCACGGCCTCGGCGATCGCGGTGACCGCGTTGTCGGCGTGCAGGAACGACCCGTGACCGGCCGTGGCGTCGGCGGTCAGGCGCATCCACGCCAGCCCCTTCTCCGCGGTCTCCACCAGATACAGGCGCCGCTGGGTGCCGTCGGGCCGATCGACGGTCAGCGAGAAGCCGCCGACCTCACCCACGGCCTCGGTGACACCCTCGAACAGGTCGGGCCGGTTCTCGACCAGCCAGTGCGAGCCCCATGTGCCACCGGCCTCCTCGTCGGCGACGAACGCGAACAGGATGTCGCGCGGCGGTACGGTGCCGTCGCGTTTGAACTGTCGCGCCAGCGCCAGCGCCATGCCGACCATGTCTTTCATGTCGACCGCGCCGCGGCCCCAGATGTAGCCGTCGGAGACCGAGCCGGAGAACGGGTGCACGCTCCAGTCGGCGGGTTCGGCGGGCACCACGTCGAGGTGGGTGTGCAGCAGCAGTGCACCGCGGGTGTCGGCGGGATCGCCCTTGAGCCGGGCGAAGACATTGCCGCGCCCGGGTTGGCCGGATTCGACGTACTCGGTGACGTAGCCGACCTCCTCGAGGAGACCGGCGACCCACGTGGCGCATTCCTCCTCGCCCTTGGTGGTGCTGAGCTCGCCGGTATTGCTGGTGTCGAACCTGATCAGACGGCTCACCAGGTCGACCACTTCGTCCACCGCGCTGGGCGTGCTGCTGGGGGTGCTCACCCCCTTTTACTACGTGATTTGGGGAACGGGGGCAACCTCGGTTACTGTAATCCAGCCGGTGCGAGAACGGCCTCCACGAGGAGGCGGGGCGAGCGGAGGCAACCACCTTGTCCGGGTGGCGGAATGGCAGACGCGCTAGCTTGAGGTGCTAGTGCCCTATTAACGGGCGTGGGGGTTCAAGTCCCCCTCCGGACACCACGAGAAATCCCCGGATCCACAACGGATCCGGGGATTTTTCCGTCTTACGGCAGAGCTGCGATCATCGCCTCATGCGGGCGGGCCGCCGGGGCGTTCGATCGACGGACATGAGCTGTCCGCGACCCACGTCCGGTCGCGGCGGTGTTAGATTCTGGTGCGTACACCGCCCTGTTCCGGCGGGCCGGGCTTCAGGGGAAAGGTCACTGCCAGATGCACGCAGCCGGAGGATCCGAGATCGCCGGTCACCGGGTGTCCTCGATTCTCGGTCAGGGCGGAATGGGCACCGTGTACGCCGCACAGCATCCCCGGCTGCCGCGGATGGTCGCGCTCAAGGTGCTCAACGTGCCGGTGTCGGCCGATCCGTCGTTCCGGCTCCGCTTTCAGCGGGAGGGACAGCTCGCCGCCTCGCTCGAACACCCGCACATCGTGCCCATCTACGACTGCGGCGACGATCGGGGTCAGCTGTGGCTGAGCATGCGTCTGGTACGCGGCACCACCGCCGCCGCGCAGGTCGCGATCACCCCGCAGGGCATGCCGGTCGAGCCCGTGCTCGACATCGTGCGGGCGGTAGCGTCCGCACTCGACTTCGCCAACCGGCGCGGTGTGGTGCACCGGGATGTCAAACCGGCCAACATCCTCATCGACACCGACACCGGCCAGGTGCTGTTGTCGGACTTCGGCATCGCCCGGCAGATGAGCGGCGACGACGGCCTGACCGCGGCGGGCAGTTTCATCGGCACCTTCGACTACAGCTCCCCCGAGCAGATCTCCGACGACGACCTCGACGGCCGCAGCGATCAGTACGCCCTGGCGTGTACCGTGGTGCAGCTGCTCACCGGCTGCAAGCCGTTCACCGGGCACACCGCGGCCGCGATCATCAAACGGCACCTCGTCGATCCCCCGCCGTCGGTGGCCGCGATGCGGCCAGGGCTACCCGCTGCCGTCGACCCGGTGTTCAACCGGGCCCTGGCCAAACGGCCCGCGGACCGCTACCGCTCATGCGCCGATTTCGCCAAGGAGCTCGCGGCGGCGTTGCACACCGCCGCCGCACCCACGCCGGGCGAGGCGCCCACGCAGCTGATCAGTACCGGCGAGGCCACCCGGATCACCACCTCAATCAACTACGAGTTCGTTGGTGAGGCACAGACATTCACCTACACCGTCGCGGACGTGACGCACACGGTGACGTTGCGCCGCATCCGGGCCACCCGTGACCTGCCGCAGCATCGGGTCACCGCGGGCGATCGGGGCGGCTGGATCCAGTCGCCCGCCAATCTCGTCGATCAGGCCTGGGTCGGCGACGAGGCGTGGGTGGTGGGTTCGGCGCGGGTCCGTGAAAACGCGGCGGTCCGCGACAACGCGTTCGTCGGCGATCACGCCGACATCGCGGGGACAGCCCGCGTCGACGGATCCGCGTCGGTGTTCGGTGAGGCACGGGTGCTGGGACAGTCCCGGATCTCCGACAACTCCGAGATCAACGGACAGGCGATGATCTCCGGGGGTGCCTGGGTACAGGAGGACGCGGTGGTCACCGAGTCGGCGAGCGCCGGCGACCACGCCCGGGTCAGCGGCAACGCCCGCGTCGCCGGGGAGGCCAGAATCCGCGACTACGCCAACGTCACCGAGCAGTGCGAGATCTCGGGCCAGGCCCGGGTCGACGGCCACGCCCGGATCTCGGGTTCGGTGACCGTGACCGGCAAGGCCGCCGTCAGCGACCGGGCCCGCGTGTACGGCCGGGCCCAGATCGCCGACAACGCGGTCGTCGCCGACGACGCGTCGGTGTCCGGGGATGCCGTGATCGGTGGCCGCGCGCAGATCCTGGACCAGGAGACAATCACCACCGGCAGCCGGGGCTGATCGCCCGAGGCTGGTTGGATGGCCCGGTGATTGCGCTCTTCTTCGACTGTGACACCGGCATCGACGATTCGTTGGCACTGCTGTATCTGCTCGGCCGGCAGGCGGGCATCGCCGCCGACCCCACCGGCGCAAACCCGACCGGCACAGACCCGGCCGCCACGCCGGTGACCCTCGTGGGGATCGCGAGCACCGCCGGAAACGTGCCCACCGACGTGGTGACCGCCAACAACCTGGCCTGGCTGCGGGTGTGCGGACGCACCGATATCCCCGTCCACCGCGGCGCGGCCGGTCCGCTGGCCGACGACCTGCGCACCACCGAGGACACACACGGTCCGCGCGGCGTCGGTTACGCCGATCTGCCCGGGCCGGCAACCACCGCGCACCAGCTCGACGCCGCCGATGCGTGGATCGCGGCCGCCCGGCGCCATCCGGGGACTCTGGTGGGTCTGGTCACCGGCCCGCTGACCTCGCTGGCCACCGCGATCCGGCGTGACCCCGAACTGCCCGCACTGCTGGGCAGGCTGGTGATCATGGGCGGGGCGTTCCACACACACGGCAACACCACCCCGGTGGCCGAATGGAACGTCAGCGTCGATCCGGAGGCCGCTGCCGAGGTCTTCGAGGCGTTCAGCGCCCCGCGAACCGTCGACCCGGTGGTGTGCGGGCTCGACATCACCGAATCGATCGCGCTCACCCCCGCGCACGTCGTGGCCCTCGCCGAGGCGGCGGGCAGCACACCGGCAGAACGTCCGGCGGCGG contains:
- a CDS encoding nucleoside hydrolase, whose protein sequence is MIALFFDCDTGIDDSLALLYLLGRQAGIAADPTGANPTGTDPAATPVTLVGIASTAGNVPTDVVTANNLAWLRVCGRTDIPVHRGAAGPLADDLRTTEDTHGPRGVGYADLPGPATTAHQLDAADAWIAAARRHPGTLVGLVTGPLTSLATAIRRDPELPALLGRLVIMGGAFHTHGNTTPVAEWNVSVDPEAAAEVFEAFSAPRTVDPVVCGLDITESIALTPAHVVALAEAAGSTPAERPAAGDPRGLRSASDNPVIRYVVDALRFYFEFHHDHDEGYIAHLHDPFAAMVALDPEVVDTIPARVAVELAGTLTRGMTVADERSMWPGGPNARIAVRTDTEAVFAELIAVIGGYARRVHESGSTPEHRPPREDG
- a CDS encoding DUF5703 family protein; the encoded protein is MSASARYGSRYPRGWERSSETVETVLLTLPPDVTRITASMRLSIEAEFGGWELSRVRLYSDGTRKVLLRRKKTRPGDRTVGTDNRDTHDRDTHDSGEAQAC
- a CDS encoding protein kinase domain-containing protein, yielding MHAAGGSEIAGHRVSSILGQGGMGTVYAAQHPRLPRMVALKVLNVPVSADPSFRLRFQREGQLAASLEHPHIVPIYDCGDDRGQLWLSMRLVRGTTAAAQVAITPQGMPVEPVLDIVRAVASALDFANRRGVVHRDVKPANILIDTDTGQVLLSDFGIARQMSGDDGLTAAGSFIGTFDYSSPEQISDDDLDGRSDQYALACTVVQLLTGCKPFTGHTAAAIIKRHLVDPPPSVAAMRPGLPAAVDPVFNRALAKRPADRYRSCADFAKELAAALHTAAAPTPGEAPTQLISTGEATRITTSINYEFVGEAQTFTYTVADVTHTVTLRRIRATRDLPQHRVTAGDRGGWIQSPANLVDQAWVGDEAWVVGSARVRENAAVRDNAFVGDHADIAGTARVDGSASVFGEARVLGQSRISDNSEINGQAMISGGAWVQEDAVVTESASAGDHARVSGNARVAGEARIRDYANVTEQCEISGQARVDGHARISGSVTVTGKAAVSDRARVYGRAQIADNAVVADDASVSGDAVIGGRAQILDQETITTGSRG
- a CDS encoding quinone-dependent dihydroorotate dehydrogenase codes for the protein MLSRINALIYPLLLKVMFLVDPERIHHIISRVLSLAGSTQLISYPLSKVFGHHDPVLHQRVFGVDFPAPLGLAAGFDKSASAINVWGQIGFGHAEVGTITGQAQPGNPRPRLFRLPDDRALINRMGFNNPGSGTATTHLTKTRRGPVSVPIGANIGKTKVVPVDDAVDDYRLSARSLGPLADFVVVNVSSPNTPGLRDLQAVDSLRPILAGVLDEVNVPVLVKIAPDLADDDVDAVADLAVDLGLAGIVATNTTISRAGLSTPAAQIEALGAGGLSGPPVADRSLQVLRRLYARVGGKLALVSVGGISTPDQAWERILAGADLLQIYTGFIYGGPVLVKEINDGLAARVKAAGFTSLSDAVGAGHSGNN
- a CDS encoding YbhB/YbcL family Raf kinase inhibitor-like protein, which produces MSSFDPYAALPQLPGFTLTSSSITDGQPLANAQVSGLMGAGGRDLSPQLSWSGFPAETQSFAVTVYDPDAPTASGFWHWAVADIPVSVTELAEGAGDETGSGLPAGAVTLNSDASLARFVGAAPPPGHGPHRYFVAVHAVDVPSLGLPEGATPAYLGFNLFSHAIARAVVVGTYEQAAEDV
- a CDS encoding M20/M25/M40 family metallo-hydrolase, translating into MSTPSSTPSAVDEVVDLVSRLIRFDTSNTGELSTTKGEEECATWVAGLLEEVGYVTEYVESGQPGRGNVFARLKGDPADTRGALLLHTHLDVVPAEPADWSVHPFSGSVSDGYIWGRGAVDMKDMVGMALALARQFKRDGTVPPRDILFAFVADEEAGGTWGSHWLVENRPDLFEGVTEAVGEVGGFSLTVDRPDGTQRRLYLVETAEKGLAWMRLTADATAGHGSFLHADNAVTAIAEAVARIGRHTFPLVMTESVSQFLAEVSAETGLDLSPDTPDLETALFKLGNLARIIGATLRDTANPTMLKAGYKANVIPQKAEAVIDCRVLPGRQAAFEAEIDELIGPDVTREWITHLDSYETTFDGHLVDAMNEAILAHDPLGKTVPYMLSGGTDAKAFAKLGIRCFGFAPLQLPPDLDFAALFHGVDERVPVESLLFGTRVLEHFLLHS